DNA sequence from the Paenibacillus azoreducens genome:
GGCGGTTTTGTTCCTGACTGACGTATCCGAAGGTTTTGGCGGCGGGGACCGCTTTATTATCGATCAGTTAAAAAGCGTAAAGACGCCGGTCATTCTCGTGTTAAATAAAATCGACAAAATCGAGCCTGATGCGCTGCTGCCGATCATTGAGCAGTATAGCAAGCTGCATGAATTTGCGGAAATCGTGCCGATCTCTGCTTTGAATGGCAATAATGTGGAGCGGCTGTTGGAGCAGGTGGCGAAATACTTGCCAGAAGGACCGCAATATTATCCGGCGGATCAAATTACGGATCACCCGGAACAATTTGTTTGCGCCGAACTGATCCGCGAAAAGATCCTTCACCTGACCCGGGAGGAAGTGCCCCATTCGATCGCGGTAACGATTGAGGACATGCGCGTGCAGGACAATGGGGTTGTTTACATTTCCGCGGTTATTTTCGTGGAGCGCGATTCGCAAAAAGGGATTATTATCGGCAAACAAGGCGCCCTTCTGAAAGAAGTCGGGAAGCAGGCCCGGCAGGATATTCAAAATCTGCTGGGGTCGAAGATATTCCTGGAGTTATGGGTAAAAGTTAAAAAAGACTGGCGCAACCAAGAGCGCGTGCTTCGCGACCTCGGGTTCCACCGCGACGCATAATCGTATTATGCCGTATTCCTCCGAATGGCAGGATTTGCTTCACATAGTTCCGGTGATTCCGCCACATCCTATTTTTGAAGATGCAGACGTCATTTCCAAAGAAAGGATGAATACGAATGCGAGATTTTTCGTGGAAGTATTTTGCGATGACTGGAGATGTGGATGCTTATTTGCTCTACCGGGATTACGGGAGCATGGTTGTGAACGACGCGGCTGCTGGGCCGGAAATGGCTGCAGCGGAAGAGACGGGGAATGATGAAGAAGACGAATAATCTGTGGCTGCTCCAGGAATGGCTGGGGGAAGAGGCATGCTATACAGGGTGGAAGGGATCGTCATCCGCAGCATGGACTACGGCGAAGGGAACAAGATCATTACGATTTGCACCGAGAACACGGGCAAAATAGGTGTTTTGGTCCGCGGAGCAAAAAAAGTTAAAAGCCGTCATGCTGCATTAACGCAGCTGTTTACAGAAGCTGAATTTGTGTTTTTTAGAAATGGTACGGGTCTTGGGACGCTGAATTCCGGCGAAATCATCAGCCCGCACCATATCATCCGCCAAGATTTGATCCAAGCGGCTTATGCATCTTATGCCTGTGAGCTGCTGGATCGGGTGCTGCAGGATGAGGAGACGGGAAGCTTTTGGTACCAGCAGCTTAAGGCTTGCTTGAATGCGCTGGAGGATGGCAAAGATCCCGGAATCATCATCAATCTGTACGAAATGAAGATACTTCAGGCTGCAGGATACGGACCAGAGCTCCTATCCTGCATTTCTTGCGGCAAAGACTTGTCAGGGGACGACAGCTCCGCGGTAAGCCCGAGGCTTGGCGGCGTGCTTTGCCGCTCTTGCAGGCATCTGGATCCACCGGCGCTGAAGCTTTCCGCCAAAAGCCTGAAGCTGCTGCGGTTGTTTGCGCGGCTTGACCTGAGAAGACTCGGCCACATCGATGTAAAAGAGGATACCAAAGCCGAACTGAAGACCGTCATGCGTGCCTTTATGGATATGCAGCTTGGACTTCATCTGAAATCGCAAAGTTTTCTGGATCAGATGGACAAGTACGGTCTTTAAAAATAATTTGACTTCCCGCAGGAAATCCGATAATATATATTAAGTTTCTTTTAATTGTCTGACATGCGTTGAACGGATAAGTAGTGAATTTCTGATTTCAGAAGCGAGCCGGGGATGGTGCAAGCCCGGTGGTTCGGATTCATGAAAGGCGCCCGGGAGCATGATATGAAATCGGCTTAAAAGCGGATTGCTGATCTCCGGCAGCGGAGAAACGCAATCAAGTAGGGTGGAACCGCGGGAATGACAGCTCTCGTCCCTATGTCTGTACGACAGGCATGGGCGGGGGCTTTTTTAATTTCGGGTCCCCGCACTTTGCGGGGTTATTTAACGTCCCGACAATGCCCCGCGGCAGACCGACAAGCTGTCAAACAAAGAACGCCATAGAAGGCAAAGGAGAGGCGCATATGAATTTTCAGCAGATGATTTTGACGCTGCAGCAGTTTTGGGCGCAGCAGAACTGTATTATCGTTAACCCTTATGATACGGAAAAAGGTGCGGGAACGATGAATCCGATGACCTTTCTGCGGTCGCTTGGGCCTGAACCGTGGAAGGTTGCTTATGTTGAACCTTCCCGCCGTCCTGCGGACGGACGTTACGGCGAGAACCCGAACCGCCTGTATCAACATCATCAGTTTCAAGTCATTATCAAACCTTCCCCTGACAATATCCAGGAGCTCTACTTGGAAAGTCTGAAGGCGCTTGGCGTAGACGCCATGCATCATGACATCCGGTTTGTTGAGGACAACTGGGAGAATCCTTCGCTCGGTTGCGCCGGCCTTGGCTGGGAAGTATGGCTTGACGGGATGGAAATTACCCAATTCACTTATTTTCAGCAGGTAGGCGGAATCGAAACGCATCCGGTTGCCGTGGAAATCACTTACGGTATGGAGCGTCTTGCTTCCTATATTCAGGACAAAGAAAATGTGTTCGATCTGGAATGGGTGGACGGCATCTCGTATGGCGACGTATTCCATCAGCCTGAATTTGAGCATTCGAAGTATACATTTGAAGTATCCGATGTCAAAATGCTTTTTACGCTTTTCAACATGTATGAGCAGGAAGCCAAGAAAGCAATGGATCAAAACCTCGTATTTCCGGCTTATGACTATGTATTGAAATGCTCCCATACTTTTAACCTTCTCGATGCCCGCGGCGCTATCAGCGTCACCGAACGGACAGGCTACATCACCCGGGTACGTAATCTCGCAAGGCAAGTCGCGGCGACTTATGTGGAGGAACGCGAGAAGCTCGGCTTCCCGCTCCTGAAGAAAGGAGGAGATCTGAATGCCTAAGGATCTGTTATTTGAAATCGGTCTGGAAGAAGTCCCGGCGCGTTTCCTGCGTGCGGCGATGGATCAGTTAAAGGATAAAACGGTGCAATGGCTGGAGCAGTCCCGCCTTTCCCACGGTGAAGTGGAAGCTTACGCAACGCCGCGCCGTCTGGCGGTATTGGTTAAGGGCGTAGCTGAGAAACAAGACGATGTGGAGGAAGAAGTCAAGGGACCTGCCCGCAAAATCGCATTGGACGAAAACGGTAATTGGAGCAAAGCGGCGCTCGGGTTTGCACGCGGGCAAGGCGCCCATCCTGAGCAGTTCACATTCAAAGAACTGAACGGAGTCGAATATATTTACGTCACCAAAAGTAGTAGGGGCGTTGAAACGGCCTCCATTCTGTCTGAAGGGTTGCTGGGCATTCTGTCTTCGATGACTTTTCCCAAAAACATGCGCTGGGGCAGCTACGACTATAAATTCGTCCGTCCGATCCGCTGGCTCGTTGCTTTGTTTGGATCGGATGTAGTCGATTTGGAAGTGACCAGTGTGAAATCAGGAAATGTGACGCGCGGGCATCGTTTCCTCGGAACGGAGGCCGTCATTAAGGAAGCTGCCGCTTATCCTGAGATTTTGCGCTCGCAGCACGTCATCGTTGACGTTAAGGAACGCGAAAAAATGATTTTGGAGCAAATTACCCAGCTGGCGCAGGAGAAAAACTGGAAAATCGCCATCAAGGAAGACTTGCTCGAAGAAGTTCTGTTCTTGGTGGAAACGCCAACGGTGCTGTTCGGTACGTTTGACCCGTCTTTCTTAAGTATTCCGCAGGAAGTGCTGATTACATCCATGCGAGAACATCAGCGTTATTTCCCTGTACTGGATGAACAGGGCAAACTGCTGCCGTACTTCGTTACGGTTCGCAACGGCGACGGCACCTCCCTGAACGTGATTGCCAAAGGGAATGAAAAGGTTCTGCGGGCGCGCCTTTCCGATGCCAAGTTTTTCTATGATGAAGATCAGAAACTTGAAATCAAGGATGCGCTCTCCAAATTGGAAAGCATTGTTTTCCATGAAGAAATGGGTACGGTTGGAGACAAGGTGCGCCGCATTCGCAAAATCGCGGACCAGCTTGCGGTAGATCTCCAGGTTTCCGGAACGGAACAGGAGTATGTGAGCCGGGCGGCCGATATTTGCAAATTCGATCTTGTAACGCAAATGGTTTACGAGTTTCCGGAGCTGCAAGGGGTCATGGGTGAGGATTACGCCCGCAAGGCCGGCGAACATGAAACGGTGGCCAAAGCGGTTTTCGAACATTACCAGCCGCGGTCCGCATCGGATGATCTGCCATCCACGCTGGTGGGCTCCATTGTAAGTATTGCGGATAAAATCGATACGATTGTCGGCTGCTTCTCGATCGGCATTATCCCGACAGGCTCCCAGGATCCTTATGCGCTGCGCCGTCAATCGCAGGGGATCGTGCAGATTTTGTTATCCAAGCAAATGCCGCTGACTCTCTCACGCGTATTTGACATTGCTATTGGCGTACATGCCGAGCTTCGGGAAATGAAACGTCAGGGTAACGAAATCCGTAAAGATCTGGAGGAATTTTTCAGTCTGCGGGTGAAGAAGCTCCTGTCCGAAAATCTGCGTTATGATGTTGTCGATGCGGTGATTTCTGCCGGATTCGATGATATCATGTCTGTTGTTTCGCGCGGGAACTCCCTCATGAATGCGGTGAACAGCGGCGACGACTTCAAAACAACCATCGAATCCTTCAACCGGGTCAGCAATCTGGCGGCCAAAGCAACAGGCGCTTCCGTCAGCGAAAGCCTTTTGCAGGAAGAAGCGGAGAAAGAATTGCATGCGGACTGGATGGGGATTCAGAAACCGTATCTTGCCGCGCTTGCGGAGAGGGACGGGGAGAAGGCGCTGGAACTTTTGGGACAACTGAAAGCATCCATTACGCATTTCTTTGACTCTGTTATGGTCATGGCCGAAGACGAGAAAATCCGCAGCAACCGTTTGGGCCTGCTGGCACAAATCGATCATGGATTTAAACAGTTCGCTGATTTTAACAAGCTGGTGTATTAGGTAACGATAGATTTAACAACTCACGGAACGGGATGAACGGCGGCGCTGTTCGCCTGTTCCTTATGCGTTTGACGGACTGTCAAAAGTTGTCTTTTGGCGTAAAGAAGGATTTTGCCGCCTGCTGCTCGTATATAATAATACGTAAAAACCATGATTACAGGGTGATATTCTGGCTCATATGCATACGATGCGCATTGTCGTTGACGGAGACGCCTGTCCCGTGAAGCATGAAATTGGCGAGGTCGCCAGAACCTTCCACATTCCTGTGCTGATGGTTTCTTCTTATGACCATTTTATTCAGGGTGAAGAAGGTGTGGAGACGGTTCAGGTGGACCGCAGCGATCAAAGCGCGGATCTTTATATTGCGAACCATATCAGATATGGGGATGTTGTTGTGACGCAGGACTACGGTCTGGCCGCGCTCGCGCTCTCCAAAGGCTGTCATGTCATTTCTTTTAGGGGCGGGACTTACACAGGTGAAAATATTGAGTTTATGTTGGATCGGCGTCATCATCAGGCGAAAGCAAGAAGAAGAGGCAGCTATGGCAAAGGTCCCAAACCGATGACCCAGGCGGACAAAATTTATTTTCAACAGAAACTGACAAAACTTTTACACAAGTTGCAGGAGAATGTTTAACGGTAGCGAATAATATTTTACGTGCCAAAAAGAGATGAAGGTGGTTTGGATGAATGCCGGACAAGGTAATATTCCGGAAAAGGTTATCGATGCGGTACTGGCGCAGCATGACATTGTTGATACGGTAAGCAGGTACGTTCATCTGACCAAGCAGGGGAAATACATGAAAGGCCTCTGCCCGTTTCATTCGGAGAAAACCCCCTCTTTTACGGTTACGCCGGATCGGCAGATTTTTTATTGTTATGGTTGCGGCAAGGGTGGAAATGCCATCAAATTCAGGATGGAAATCGAAGGATTATCCTTCCCCGAGGCTGTTAAAATCATGGCAGAAGAAAGTCAGATTGAGCTTCCGGAAAAGCAAGGGGTTATAGCAATACCTGCGAATCCAGAAAGGGACCGCCTGCTTCAGGCCTACGAATGGACGGCCAAATTTTATAACTTTTTGCTCAAAAATACCGAGCACGGCAAAGCGGCGATGGATTATTTGCGTTCGCGCGGCTTTGGCGACAAAGTGATCGATCAGTTTCAAATCGGCTATGCGCCGGACCGATGGGATACGCTGGTTCAATTTTTAACCAAAAGATCTTTTGATCTCAGCGAGATGGAAAAAGGCGGGCTGCTGTCCACAAGAAACGACGGCGAGGGTTACCTTGACCGTTTCCGCGGACGCGTCATGTTTCCCATCACGGACAGAAACGGTAAAATTATCGCTTTTGCCGGAAGAATTTTGGGCGATGGGCAGCCGAAATATTTGAATTCGCCGGAAAGCAAGCTCTTTAATAAAAGCCGGATTTTGTACAATTTGCATCAGGCCAAACCATCGATCCGCAAGCTGCGGCAAATCGTTTTATTCGAAGGATATGGGGATGTGATTTCGGCCTGGGAAGCAGGTGTCCAAAATGGTGTGGCGACGATGGGCACTTCTTTGACAGAGAGTCATGCTGCCCTGATGAAGGCGATGGCGGATGAAATCATTGTTTGCTACGACGGCGACCGTGCCGGACAAGCTGCGGCAATGAAGGCGATTCATCTGCTTGAAAATGTGGGGCTCAGCGTTAAAATTGCCGTTATAAACGAAGGTCTCGATCCGGATGAGTTCATCAAAAAATACGGAGCGGACCGTTTTCGGAGGCAAATTATCGATGGTGCGGTATCAACCACAAAATTTAAGCTTATATATCTGAAAAAAAACCATATACTGCTAGAAGAAGATGGCAAGATCGCATATACGAAGGAAGTGCTTCCGATTATTGCGGTACTCCCCTCATCAACCGAAAGGGAAGTGTATTTGCGGGAGCTCGCTACCGAACTTGAGCTTTCCTTTGAAAGTCTGAAGCAGGATTGCAACGAGATTCGCCAGTCCATGCAAAAAAACATTCCGGATGGGGATAATAACGACAATTGGTGGAATAATGGTAGGCATAAAAAAGGGCAAATTCCTGCGCCTACATTGCTCCCGGCATACCATACCGGAGAACGGCGTCTTTTGGCGATGATGCTGCAGGATGCCGAAGCGGCAAGCTATGTGGAAAAGCGGCTTGGCGACGCATTTAACATCGATGATCATGCAGCGATTGCTGCTTATCTATATGCCTATTACGCACAGGGCAAACCCCCGGATATCAGCCGGTTTATGTCGTCTTTGCACGATGATCGGCTGGAGAAAACAGTCAGCTCCATTTCCATGATGGAAACACCTCCGGAATGGAATGTTCAGGAGCTCGATGATATTATCCGGGAAATACAGAAAGTTCCGCAAAAAAAACAGATCGACAAGAAGAAAGAAGAAATGATCATTGCCGAGCGTTCGGGGGACTTTTTGCGTGCAGCACAAATTGCAAGTGAGATTATAGCCCTAGAGAGACAGTAGAGAAAACAGGCTTGAATGTTTCTAGGGAGGAGGGAGTCGAGTTATGGCGAATGATCAGCATACTGAACTAGAGACAGAATTTACGCTTGATCAGGTAAAAGACCAACTGATTGAACAGGGTAAAAAGAGATCTTCTTTGAATTACAAAGATATTATGGAGAAATTGTCTCCATTTGATCAGGACCCTGAACAGATTGATGAATTTTATGAGCAGCTCGGCGATTTGGGGATTGAAGTGATCAACGAAAGTGACGAGGATGATAACGGTCTTCATCGCCAGTCCGATGACCATGACAATCATGACAACGACGATTTCAGCTTCGATGATGACTTGTCTCTGCCGCCGGGAATTAAAATCAACGACCCCGTCCGGATGTATTTGAAGGAAATCGGGCGTGTTCCCCTCCTTTCTGCCGATGACGAAGTGGAACTGGCGAAACGGATCATGAACGGGGACGAGGAAGCGAAGCGGCGTTTGGCGGAAGCCAACCTGCGGCTTGTTGTCAGCATCGCCAAGCGTTATGTCGGACGCGGCATGTTGTTCCTTGATTTGATTCAGGAAGGCAATATGGGTCTGATCAAAGCGGTTGAGAAATTTGACCATAATAAAGGATTTAAATTCAGTACGTATGCAACCTGGTGGATTCGTCAGGCCATCACCCGCGCGATTGCGGATCAGGCGAGAACGATCCGGATTCCGGTTCATATGGTTGAAACCATCAATAAGCTGATCCGGGTATCCCGTCAGCTGTTGCAAGAATTGGGGCGTGAACCGACGCCGGAAGAAATCGCCGCCGAAATGGAGCTCAGCGTGGAGAAGGTTCGAGAAATTATGAAAATTGCTCAAGAGCCGGTATCGTTGGAAACGCCGATCGGTGAAGAAGATGATTCCCATCTTGGCGACTTTATCGAGGACCAGGAGGCTTTGGCACCGGCAGATGCTGCAGCTTATGAGCTTCTGAAGGAACAGCTGGAGGATGTGCTGGATACGCTGACAGAGCGTGAGGAGAATGTTCTCCGTCTCCGGTTCGGTCTTGACGACGGACGCACGAGAACGCTTGAGGAAGTAGGCAAAGTATTTGGCGTAACCCGTGAGCGTATCCGCCAAATCGAAGCCAAGGCGTTACGGAAACTGCGTCATCCGAGCCGCAGCAAACGTCTGAAAGATTTTCTCGAATAAACATGTGTATTCTTGACCTTCTGCAGGTTTTACGCAGCAAGGTCTTTTTTTTAAAACATACGGGTTCTAAATTTTTCTTTCTTTTAGAACGACTTCCTTTATTTGTTTTTTATTTTAGCGTTTTTTGCGAGTCAATGCAAATAAATGGATGGATTCACATGATAAAGGGCGAGGCTGCAAAGGGGACGGAATCGATTCTTACGAAGCGGAAGCGTTCGGCTGAAAGTTAAATTTTGATATGGTATAGACAGGTTGTATGAAAACTAAAAGGATACGTGGGTGCGACATGAAATTATCAAGAAGATTAGAGATGATTATGGAGCTTATTCCTGAGGGGAGCAGGCTTGCGGATATCGGGTCGGATCATGCGCTGCTGCCGGTGGCGGCGGTGAAATCGGGCCGGGTTGTTCAAGCCGTTGCCGGCGAAGTGAATCCGGGACCTCTTAAAGCGGCGGCTAATCAGGTAGCGGAGGCTGGACTTCAGAGCAGCATTTCGGTCCGGAGCGGTGACGGATTGGCCGTTATCGAGGCAGGCGAAGTTGATGTAATCACTATAGCCGGCATGGGGGGGAGCCTGATTGCCAGCATTCTGGATGGCGGTCAAGACAAACTTGCGCAAGTGGAGCTGCTGATCCTACAGCCCAATGTTGGGGAAGACATTCTCCGGCGCTGGCTGATGGAACACGGCTGGCTGCTTACGTCTGAAAAGATTTTGGAAGAGGATGGCAAGATATATGAAATCCTGACAGCCGTTCCCGAGCAAGGCGATCAGCGTATCAGCAGCCAATTGCTGTATGCCGATCAAGAGTGGCCGCGTTTCAGCGGACAAGGTACTTTTACCGTCACGAAGGATCTGCTGCTGCGCATGGGGCCGTGGCTTCTCAAAGAACCGACGCCGGTTCTGACGGACAAATGGAATCGCGAACTCGATAAATTGGGCGGTATTTTGGAGTCATTATCAGGCTCGAAGCTGGAATCGGCAGCGGCCAAGGCGCTGCAGGTCAAACAGGAAATCGAGCAAATCAAGGAGGTACTTGCATGTTTGCAAAAGGACAAACAGTAATTCAATATATGGAGCAGCTCGCTCCCAAATATTTGGCTTATCCGGATGATCGGGACAGAATCGGGCTTCAACTCGGAACGCTGCAAAAGGAAATCCGGACGATTCTGGTAGCGCTGGATGTAAACGAGGAAGTTGTCGATGAAGCCGTGCGAGTGGGGGCGGATCTCATCATTGCCCATCACGCCATTATTTTCCGCGCCTTGAAACATATCCAAACGGACTCGCCGATGGGAAAAGTGTATGAACGTTTGATCAAAAACGATATTGCCGTGTATATCGCTCATACGAATCTTGATATTGCCGAAGGCGGGATGAACGACTGGATGGCCGAAGCGCTTGGCATCCAACACACGGTGCCGGTTGAAGAGACGCAGCGCGAGCAGCTGTACAAGCTGGTTGTTTTCGTTCCTCGGACCCATGCGGATCAAGTCCGTGAAGCTTTGTTTGGCGCCGGGGCGGGGGCGATCGGCAACTACAGCAGCTGCAGCTTTAATATCGAAGGAACCGGAACCTTTATGCCCGAGGAAGGAACGAATCCGTTTTTAGGCTCAGTAGGGAAACTGGAAAAAGCGGAAGAGATGCGAATTGAAACCATTGTGCCGCAAGGGATCCGCAGCCATGTGATTCAGGCTATGCTCAAGGCTCATCCCTATGAAGAAGTTGCTTATGATATCTATCCATTGGATTTGAAAGGGCGGGCTTTTGGCCTCGGCAGGGTTGGAAAGCTGGATCAGGAACAAACTCTCGCCCAATTTGCGGATAAGGTCAAGGAAAAGCTTGACGTGCCTTATGTACGGGTTGTCGGCGATTTGAACCGGATTCTCCGCAAGGCGGCCGTCATCGGCGGCTCCGGCGGCAGATTTTATCCAGCGGCGCGCTTCCGCGGCGCTGACGTGCTCGTTACCGGCGATGTGGACTACCATACGGCACAGGATGCGTATCATGCGGGAATTGCACTCATCGACCCTGGACATCATGCGGAAAAAATCATGAAGATAAAAGTTGCGGAATGGATGAAGGCCAAACTGGAACAAAACCGGTACGAAACGAAAGTCATCGCTTCCGAAATTAGCACGGAACCGTTCCGTTTTATGTAACAGCCAAAAACCGTTAATGTTGGAAGATGAATAGGATTGAAACCTAGCCGATTTCCATGTATACTATATTTCAGTTGTCCGGAAAGTTTGACAGACAATCGCTGGCGGCGCGTAAGGCGCCGCGAGAGGAAAGTCCGGGCTCCATAGGGCAGGGTGCTGGATAACGTCCAGTCAGCGCGAGCTGAAGGATAGTGCCACAGAAATGGACCGCCGATGGCCGCTGCAAGCGGATCAGGCAAGGGTGGAACCGAGGTGTAAGAGACCCCGAGGAGCGCTGGTGACATCGTTCCTGGTAAACCCCACCTGGAGCAAGACCTAATGGAACGCAGCTTCTTTGGAAGCAGCCTTAGCCCGAGGCGCGTTCGGGTTGGTCGCTTGAGCCAATTAGCAATAATTGGCCTAGATAGATGATTGTCGCTTATCCGCGGGAGGGTAGTTCCCGTTCATACCGCGAAGAGTACAGAACCCGGCTTACGTAAAACTTTCCTAACTGCAACCATATGAATTTAACGAATACTTGTCAAAGGCGGCATCCCGTTTTCCGGTGATGGCGCTTTTTTGGCAGTATAGAATTTATAAGTTTTTTTGGGGGTCCCCGCAAAGTATTTGGAATAAGCATCGAAGCATAGACTCCACTTTGTGGGGTTATTTTGCATTGTCAGCGATCATATTTTGCAGCAGCTTACATGTCAAATCGTTGACGACTTGTATTTGTCATACGAGCCTGATTTAGTCATATATCTCATGAACAAGGACAAAAGTACAAACACAGGCGATTGGACTGTAATAAAATGTACTAAATCAACGAAAGGAGCTGCTTGTGAATGCATCGTCCTCACTGCTTCCACTGTCCGCCAGCGGATCCGGTTTATACAGACCCATCTGTTGTTGTTAAAGATTTTTATTATCCGCAAATCGTTCCTGTTGTCCACACGGTTGAAATTGTAAAAAGACATCATTGCGTCCCTGTGCCTAAGCATATTTGCAACTATGTCGTAAGAGATGAATATATCGCTCCCGTTGCAACAAGCATGAAACGCGGCAGACGTTAATCACTGCCATTTATGACAGTGAAAAAAAGCAATCCGTTCTAAAACGAACGGATTGTTTTTTACTGTTGTTTTGCGATCATTCCGAGACTTATTTTCGACGCAGCAATATGGACTCGATTTTCTTCCGAACATGCTGCGGCCAAAACTGCAGCGGAGCTTCGCTTTTTCCGGCGGCTTGCAGTGCTTTGAAAATATCGATTTGGCCATAACCATAATATTTATCCCGGCCTTTCGGGCCCAAATCTATGGTGCTGCTGCGCATGATGTCCATGACTTGCTTGTTGGTCAAATCGGGATTTTGCGATCTTATTAAAGCAGCCATTGCCGCAACATGCGGGCTTGCCATAGAAGTTCCCGATAATGCCGCATATTGGTTGCCTGGATAAGTGCTGGCAATACTGGTTCCGGGGGCGGCGACATCGATGTAATCTCCATAGTTGGAATACGAAGCACGCTTCATATTCGAGTCGGTTGCGGCGACGGCTAGTACCTCCGGATAGGCTGCTGGGTATCCCGGCCGTTCCGTATTGTCATTGCCGGAAGCGGCAACAAGCACGACATCTTTGTCATAGGCGTATTTCACGGCATCATGGAGAAATTGGGAATCGGCGTAGTTGCCAAGGCTCATGTTGATGACTTTGGCTCCATTGTCAGCGGCCCAAATGATACCTTCAGCAACGGCATAAGTCGTTCCGGAACCGGATTTATCAAGCGCTTTAACTGGCAGCATTTTGTTGTACCAGCTGATGCCTGCGACGCCTTCGTTATTGTTTACGATCGCGCCGATAATACCTGATACATGCGTGCCATGCCCGACGTCATCATCCGGATCCGAGTCGGGGTTAATCACGTTGTAGCCGTTAAGAAGCCTTCCCTGAAGATCCGGATGATTAAGGTCCGCGCCGGTATCCACAATGCCGACAATAACGTCGTTGCTGCCGCGGGACAAATCCCAACC
Encoded proteins:
- a CDS encoding Nif3-like dinuclear metal center hexameric protein; the protein is MFAKGQTVIQYMEQLAPKYLAYPDDRDRIGLQLGTLQKEIRTILVALDVNEEVVDEAVRVGADLIIAHHAIIFRALKHIQTDSPMGKVYERLIKNDIAVYIAHTNLDIAEGGMNDWMAEALGIQHTVPVEETQREQLYKLVVFVPRTHADQVREALFGAGAGAIGNYSSCSFNIEGTGTFMPEEGTNPFLGSVGKLEKAEEMRIETIVPQGIRSHVIQAMLKAHPYEEVAYDIYPLDLKGRAFGLGRVGKLDQEQTLAQFADKVKEKLDVPYVRVVGDLNRILRKAAVIGGSGGRFYPAARFRGADVLVTGDVDYHTAQDAYHAGIALIDPGHHAEKIMKIKVAEWMKAKLEQNRYETKVIASEISTEPFRFM
- a CDS encoding tRNA (adenine(22)-N(1))-methyltransferase produces the protein MKLSRRLEMIMELIPEGSRLADIGSDHALLPVAAVKSGRVVQAVAGEVNPGPLKAAANQVAEAGLQSSISVRSGDGLAVIEAGEVDVITIAGMGGSLIASILDGGQDKLAQVELLILQPNVGEDILRRWLMEHGWLLTSEKILEEDGKIYEILTAVPEQGDQRISSQLLYADQEWPRFSGQGTFTVTKDLLLRMGPWLLKEPTPVLTDKWNRELDKLGGILESLSGSKLESAAAKALQVKQEIEQIKEVLACLQKDKQ